In Ostrea edulis chromosome 4, xbOstEdul1.1, whole genome shotgun sequence, a single window of DNA contains:
- the LOC125669446 gene encoding uncharacterized protein LOC125669446 isoform X1 produces MYMSNQYPINVKASAYSEEIGTLHREIAIYGMNKEWENLLEKVDDDPNLANSCTLVEENIQRTMNTPLHYAALGSAPLEVFKKLLEIGSAKSLKNSAGETAYDIGVKSQLPQDILKLIEIPKEIKQKENTIKKLEEGLHKVILSRVEDLIKKNDQALPQVAYLFEKGDFYYPVPGMYGGFNVEKDEDRGIQASSWIRVCGGSGQRHEIDNEGNVKLAEEGFV; encoded by the exons ATGTA caTGTCCAACCAGTATCCGATAAATGTGAAGGCAAGTGCCTACAGTGAAGAGATAGGTACACTACACAGAGAAATAGCCATTTATGGCATGAATAAAGAATGGGAAAATCTTCTGGAAAAAGTGGATGATGACCCCAATTTGGCCAATTCCTGTACACTCGTTGAGGAAAATATCCAACGCACCATGAACACGCCACTTCATTATGCTGCCCTTGGATCCGCTCCTTTGGAGGTGTTCAAGAAATTGTTGGAAATAGGTTCAGCCAAAAGTCTTAAAAATTCTGCTGGCGAAACCGCTTATGATATTGGGGTAAAATCACAACTTCCTCAGGACATATTAAAACTCATTGAAATTCCTAAAGAGATTAAACAGAAAGAAAACACCATAAAGAAACTTGAGGAAGGTTTACATAAAGTGATTCTGAGTAGAGTGGAGgatcttattaaaaaaaacgaTCAGGCACTACCACAAGTCGCATATTTGTTTGAGAAAGGTGATTTCTACTACCCAGTTCCTGGGATGTATGGCGGATTCAACGTTGAGAAAGATGAAGACAGGGGTATTCAAGCCTCGAGCTGGATTCGAGTATGTGGGGGAAGTGGGCAACGCCATGAAATTGACAACGAGGGTAATGTAAAACTTGCAGAGGAGGGATTTGTGTGA
- the LOC125669446 gene encoding uncharacterized protein LOC125669446 isoform X2 codes for MSNQYPINVKASAYSEEIGTLHREIAIYGMNKEWENLLEKVDDDPNLANSCTLVEENIQRTMNTPLHYAALGSAPLEVFKKLLEIGSAKSLKNSAGETAYDIGVKSQLPQDILKLIEIPKEIKQKENTIKKLEEGLHKVILSRVEDLIKKNDQALPQVAYLFEKGDFYYPVPGMYGGFNVEKDEDRGIQASSWIRVCGGSGQRHEIDNEGNVKLAEEGFV; via the coding sequence aTGTCCAACCAGTATCCGATAAATGTGAAGGCAAGTGCCTACAGTGAAGAGATAGGTACACTACACAGAGAAATAGCCATTTATGGCATGAATAAAGAATGGGAAAATCTTCTGGAAAAAGTGGATGATGACCCCAATTTGGCCAATTCCTGTACACTCGTTGAGGAAAATATCCAACGCACCATGAACACGCCACTTCATTATGCTGCCCTTGGATCCGCTCCTTTGGAGGTGTTCAAGAAATTGTTGGAAATAGGTTCAGCCAAAAGTCTTAAAAATTCTGCTGGCGAAACCGCTTATGATATTGGGGTAAAATCACAACTTCCTCAGGACATATTAAAACTCATTGAAATTCCTAAAGAGATTAAACAGAAAGAAAACACCATAAAGAAACTTGAGGAAGGTTTACATAAAGTGATTCTGAGTAGAGTGGAGgatcttattaaaaaaaacgaTCAGGCACTACCACAAGTCGCATATTTGTTTGAGAAAGGTGATTTCTACTACCCAGTTCCTGGGATGTATGGCGGATTCAACGTTGAGAAAGATGAAGACAGGGGTATTCAAGCCTCGAGCTGGATTCGAGTATGTGGGGGAAGTGGGCAACGCCATGAAATTGACAACGAGGGTAATGTAAAACTTGCAGAGGAGGGATTTGTGTGA